The following are encoded in a window of Myxocyprinus asiaticus isolate MX2 ecotype Aquarium Trade chromosome 17, UBuf_Myxa_2, whole genome shotgun sequence genomic DNA:
- the LOC127455329 gene encoding plasma alpha-L-fucosidase-like: MHQLSVLGFCLLVIGTCHCQYKPTWESLDSRPLPEWYDQAKFGIFIHWGVFSVPSYGSEWFWWYWQGQKVPSYVDFMVENYPPGFTYADFAPQFRAEFFDPKEWVDIFASSGAKYIVLTTKHHEGFTLWGSKYSWNWNAVEVGPKRDLVDELATALRANSDLRLGLYHSLFEWFNPLYRADADNHYNTSVFSTTKTMPELYEIVNRFKPEVIWSDGDGDAPDTYWNSTGFLAWLYNESPVRDTVVTNDRWGMGCPCNHGGYFTCNDRYNPGHLLKRKWENCMTIDQRSWGYRRDAKLSDYLTIEQLIGTLVETVSCGGNLLMNVGPTHDGRITPVFEERLRQMGQWLKVNGEGIYNTSAWRVQNDTVTPGVWYTMRPKENAVYAIFLSWPRSGNIVLSDPVVSSAKTKVVLLGYKDLTWDSMSPTGLKVHLPQLTPSEMPCSWAWTLRLTGAA; encoded by the exons ATGCACCAGTTGAGTGTTTTAGGCTTCTGTTTACTTGTTATTGGCACCTGCCATTGTCAATACAAGCCTACATGGGAATCACTTGATTCAAGACCTCTTCCGGAATGGTATGACCAAGCCAAATTCGGCATATTCATTCACTGGGGAGTGTTTTCTGTTCCCAGCTACGGCAGCGAATGGTTCTG GTGGTACTGGCAGGGCCAGAAAGTCCCGTCTTATGTTGACTTTATGGTAGAGAATTATCCACCTGGCTTTACCTACGCAGACTTTGCTCCACAGTTTCGGGCTGAGTTCTTCGATCCCAAAGAGTGGGTCGATATTTTTGCCTCATCTGGGGCCAAGTACATCGTTCTCACAACCAAACACCATGAAG GTTTTACCCTATGGGGTTCGAAGTACTCGTGGAACTGGAACGCAGTGGAAGTCGGACCCAAGCGTGATCTGGTGGATGAGCTTGCCACTGCTTTGCGGGCAAACAGTGATTTGCGTCTGGGCCTCTACCACTCTCTGTTTGAGTGGTTTAACCCTCTGTACAGAGCAGATGCTGACAACCACTACAACACATCTGTGTTTTCCACAACAAAGACCATGCCTGAGCTGTATGAGATAGTCAACAGGTTCAAACCTGAAGTGATATGGTCTGATGGGGATGGAGATGCTCCCGACACATACTGGAACAGCACTGGGTTCCTCGCCTGGCTTTATAATGAGAG tCCTGTTCGTGACACCGTTGTGACCAATGACCGCTGGGGGATGGGCTGTCCGTGTAATCATGGTGGATATTTCACCTGCAACGACCGATACAACCCCGGACATCTGCTGAAACGCAAGTGGGAAAACTGTATGACCATTGACCAGAGGTCCTGGGGCTACAGGAGAGATGCCAAACTCAGCGATTACCTCACCATTGAGCAGCTCATAGGA ACCCTTGTAGAGACCGTGTCCTGTGGGGGGAATTTACTGATGAACGTGGGCCCGACTCATGACGGCCGCATTACTCCAGTATTTGAGGAGAGACTGCGTCAGATGGGCCAGTGGCTCAAGGTGAACGGAGAAGGCATCTACAACACAAGCGCATGGAGAGTTCAGAATGACACGGTCACACCTGGAGTTTG GTATACAATGAGGCCGAAAGAGAACGCAGTCTACGCCATTTTCCTTTCGTGGCCAAGAAGTGGAAATATTGTTCTGAGCGATCCGGTTGTCTCATCAGCCAAGACTAAG GTGGTGCTGCTGGGTTACAAAGACCTCACGTGGGATTCCATGAGTCCGACTGGTCTGAAGGTGCATCTGCCTCAGCTGACCCCTAGTGAGATGCCCTGTTCCTGGGCCTGGACTCTACGACTGACTGGTGCTGCCTAG